The following are from one region of the Noviherbaspirillum sedimenti genome:
- a CDS encoding TerC family protein gives MPEFMLQSTFWVSVLQIIAIDILLGGDNAVVIALACRKLPVHQRNKGIAWGVFGAIGLRVVLIFFALQLLALPFLKVVGAILLVWIGIKLLQHEEDDGHANVHGSTSLVGAIKTIVVADAVMSVDNVIAVAGAAKGDLNLVIFGIVISIPIIVWGSKLVLRLMDRFPAVITLGAGLLGWIAGDMIVSDVVLKPYLAGMPSWLHYLSAALGALLVIVAGSWLAGRKKEETSTLVDLTEVAVAGKTPKGK, from the coding sequence ATGCCAGAGTTTATGTTGCAGTCCACTTTCTGGGTTTCAGTGTTGCAGATCATTGCAATCGATATCCTGTTGGGCGGGGACAATGCCGTAGTGATCGCCCTGGCATGCCGAAAGCTGCCTGTTCATCAGCGCAACAAGGGTATCGCGTGGGGTGTCTTCGGCGCCATCGGCTTGCGTGTGGTGCTGATCTTCTTTGCGCTGCAATTGCTGGCGTTGCCGTTCCTGAAAGTGGTCGGCGCCATCCTCCTGGTGTGGATCGGCATCAAACTGCTTCAGCACGAAGAGGATGATGGTCATGCCAATGTCCATGGCAGCACGTCGCTGGTGGGCGCCATCAAAACGATTGTCGTGGCCGATGCGGTCATGAGCGTGGACAACGTCATTGCGGTGGCAGGCGCAGCCAAGGGCGATCTCAATCTGGTGATCTTTGGCATTGTCATCAGCATTCCGATCATCGTCTGGGGCAGCAAGCTCGTGCTGCGCCTGATGGATCGCTTCCCGGCGGTCATCACGCTTGGCGCAGGTTTGTTGGGATGGATCGCAGGGGATATGATCGTGTCGGACGTGGTGCTCAAGCCTTACCTGGCCGGCATGCCATCCTGGCTTCATTACCTGAGCGCTGCGTTGGGCGCACTGCTTGTAATCGTGGCTGGCAGCTGGCTTGCAGGTCGAAAAAAGGAGGAAACATCGACGCTGGTCGACCTGACGGAAGTGGCGGTGGCCGGCAAGACTCCGAAGGGCAAGTGA
- a CDS encoding CzcE family metal-binding protein, translated as MKKTKICATALGLAVLTSAMTVQAGTRRLDLLGERAPEAAAQRTVVITPATRHVRVEGGEIVKFVVGDRAFTWQFNGPPTTEVVKLNRIVPPGVLDQKVTAYVDPDPRYLPN; from the coding sequence ATGAAAAAAACCAAAATTTGCGCTACTGCACTTGGGCTTGCCGTATTGACTTCGGCGATGACTGTGCAAGCTGGAACCCGGCGTCTTGACCTGCTCGGGGAGCGCGCACCCGAGGCAGCGGCGCAACGCACCGTCGTTATTACGCCGGCTACCCGGCACGTAAGGGTAGAGGGTGGAGAAATTGTGAAATTTGTTGTTGGCGACCGGGCATTCACATGGCAGTTCAATGGCCCTCCAACGACGGAAGTAGTCAAGTTGAATCGCATTGTTCCGCCAGGCGTGCTGGATCAAAAGGTGACGGCCTACGTCGATCCTGACCCGCGGTACCTGCCTAACTGA
- a CDS encoding PAS domain S-box protein, producing MHIVSNVSLKKSLSLLARLKWDYLSTLKGRLLVLTLGLSLTLLWGLVFFTTAVQQQKFSEVLFDQQFATARRLAADLDDKLEARISLLTATARGIPDHVAPPIIEAHLAHATALHRILPDGVALIGMDGRVIADYPVVTWPPGRYVGNRDYFKTVVETGQPYISKPRISRILQRPVLVFSVPVLDRAGKIRAVLAGITDLTAPNFLGAYFDKEIESKQQFHIVSPHDNLILAATDSSRIMTPPPAHGVNPLYDRFVDGFKGSGIVKSSSGSMVLSSASYVPRTNWLAIASMPADVAFKPVTIMRHYLIGMAAIMTLAAAWLARWITRRMLVPLNEAGKAMQRMTQGDAPLVPLPVNGKDEVGGIINNFNTLVEDRHRNEAALARSEQRFRALFENAPDAIYVCNRGCFAYANAATLDLFGAHSQDQLLGHPILGRVHPDLHGVAETSLQSVIEAKESVALMEVKLQRMDGSVVYARISAIPFHYENEPAALVFARDITQRIHAEKALRESEERFRRLVALSSEWYWEHDKDLVVTTVAGWKAIKGGKIPEYFIGQNPWEMRRLGSDAASWKKHRTSVEARLPFTDFEYTRQLSDGSIVWYGISGEPMFDEDGTYKGYRGTGKDITERKLAEEALRQSRARIRELAAHQETIKEQERKRIARDLHDELGQTLLAIKLDAATFVERTAVAQPALHSTARLMLNHIDLAMKSVKAVINDLRPFVLDLGLVAAMEWQVNEFQRRSGIECVLDVDDEDVDCQLDEVRSTALFRVLQESLTNIVRHAKASHVHITICAEAGQLVMTIADDGIGIALNQRRKKRTFGLVGIEERIKAIGGTFAVDSAPGKGATLTFAIPLPVSTEEATC from the coding sequence ATGCATATTGTGTCTAATGTTTCCTTGAAGAAATCCTTAAGCCTGCTCGCACGACTGAAGTGGGATTATCTGAGTACCCTTAAGGGCCGTCTACTTGTCTTGACGCTCGGCTTGTCCCTTACCCTTCTTTGGGGGCTGGTGTTCTTTACAACTGCTGTCCAGCAGCAGAAATTCAGTGAAGTGCTGTTTGACCAGCAGTTCGCTACGGCACGCCGTCTTGCAGCCGATCTGGATGACAAACTGGAGGCGCGCATCAGCCTGCTCACCGCTACTGCCAGAGGCATCCCTGATCATGTCGCGCCGCCAATCATTGAGGCGCATCTGGCGCACGCCACTGCCCTGCATCGTATCCTTCCTGATGGCGTCGCCTTGATTGGCATGGATGGCAGGGTCATTGCCGATTATCCGGTCGTGACGTGGCCTCCGGGTCGTTACGTGGGAAATCGCGATTATTTCAAAACGGTGGTGGAAACAGGCCAACCGTACATCAGCAAGCCGCGAATCAGCAGGATATTGCAACGCCCGGTACTGGTGTTCTCCGTGCCTGTCCTTGACCGTGCCGGCAAGATACGTGCCGTGTTAGCGGGCATCACCGATCTCACCGCCCCCAATTTTCTGGGTGCCTATTTTGACAAGGAAATCGAGAGTAAACAGCAATTTCACATCGTTTCGCCGCACGACAATCTCATCCTGGCGGCCACGGACTCTTCACGCATCATGACTCCTCCGCCGGCGCACGGCGTCAACCCCTTGTATGACCGTTTTGTGGACGGCTTCAAGGGCTCGGGCATCGTCAAGTCTTCCAGCGGCAGCATGGTGCTGTCTTCCGCCAGCTACGTGCCCAGGACAAATTGGCTGGCGATCGCATCTATGCCGGCCGACGTTGCTTTCAAACCGGTGACCATCATGCGCCATTACCTGATCGGCATGGCCGCCATCATGACCCTGGCAGCAGCGTGGCTCGCCCGCTGGATCACGCGCCGCATGCTGGTTCCCCTCAATGAAGCAGGAAAAGCGATGCAGCGCATGACGCAAGGCGACGCCCCGCTTGTGCCGTTGCCCGTGAACGGCAAAGACGAAGTCGGCGGCATCATCAACAATTTCAATACCCTGGTCGAAGACCGCCATCGCAACGAAGCCGCGCTGGCTCGTAGCGAGCAGCGTTTCCGCGCGCTTTTCGAGAATGCACCGGATGCGATTTACGTGTGCAACCGTGGTTGCTTTGCCTATGCGAACGCAGCCACGTTGGACCTGTTTGGCGCCCATTCGCAGGATCAGTTGCTGGGCCACCCCATTCTTGGCCGGGTCCATCCTGATTTGCATGGGGTTGCCGAAACCAGCCTTCAGTCGGTTATCGAGGCCAAGGAATCCGTTGCGCTAATGGAAGTGAAGTTGCAGAGAATGGATGGCTCGGTGGTGTATGCACGTATTTCCGCCATTCCGTTTCACTACGAGAATGAGCCTGCCGCACTCGTTTTTGCCCGGGACATTACCCAGCGCATACATGCTGAAAAAGCGCTGCGGGAAAGCGAAGAACGCTTTCGGCGCCTGGTCGCGCTCTCGTCGGAATGGTACTGGGAGCATGACAAGGACCTCGTGGTGACCACCGTTGCAGGCTGGAAGGCAATCAAAGGCGGCAAGATCCCGGAATACTTCATTGGACAGAATCCCTGGGAAATGAGACGCCTCGGAAGTGACGCGGCATCCTGGAAGAAGCATCGCACCAGCGTGGAAGCCCGCCTCCCATTTACGGATTTTGAGTACACGAGGCAACTGTCCGACGGCAGCATCGTGTGGTACGGTATTAGCGGCGAGCCCATGTTCGATGAAGACGGTACTTATAAAGGCTACCGCGGCACGGGAAAAGACATCACCGAGCGCAAGCTGGCCGAAGAAGCGCTGCGCCAGTCGCGCGCCCGCATCCGCGAGCTGGCTGCACACCAGGAAACCATCAAGGAACAAGAGCGCAAACGGATTGCCCGCGATTTGCATGATGAACTGGGGCAGACGCTGCTGGCCATCAAGCTTGATGCGGCAACTTTTGTCGAACGCACTGCCGTTGCACAGCCCGCCTTGCACTCTACGGCACGTCTCATGCTCAATCACATCGATCTGGCCATGAAAAGTGTGAAGGCAGTGATCAATGACTTGCGGCCTTTCGTGCTGGACCTGGGGCTAGTGGCCGCCATGGAGTGGCAAGTGAATGAATTCCAGCGCCGAAGCGGCATTGAATGCGTTCTGGACGTGGACGACGAGGATGTCGATTGCCAGCTGGACGAAGTCCGTTCGACGGCACTGTTTCGCGTCCTGCAAGAATCATTGACCAACATTGTGCGGCACGCCAAGGCAAGCCATGTGCATATCACGATATGCGCAGAAGCCGGCCAGCTGGTCATGACGATTGCCGATGACGGCATTGGCATCGCCCTGAACCAGCGCCGCAAAAAACGGACCTTTGGACTGGTTGGCATCGAGGAGCGCATCAAGGCGATCGGCGGCACGTTTGCCGTGGACAGCGCTCCCGGCAAAGGCGCAACGCTCACCTTTGCCATTCCGCTCCCGGTGTCGACCGAGGAGGCAACGTGCTGA
- a CDS encoding putative bifunctional diguanylate cyclase/phosphodiesterase, with product MNHFADESTYEQVGPPLETDQARKLARIHRAFRTLSAGNHTLLHASDEQALLQDMCRVIVESGGYQRAVVGYAEYDQEKTIRWVGAVGTDMTFLETLHFTWSETESGRTVTGTAIRTGEPCVGQHILTDPAYAGPAYDRVREDAIKTGFAAVTAFPLRIDGKVIGALGMAAAEPDAFDEEEVQLLSELADDLAYGIANLRIREKHREAEATIARLAYYDALTGLPNRTFLLERLEEAMQEAKQHHRALALLHFYVGRFHEINKVLGYRSGDQLLQELGRRLELAVKENETLAHVGEAEFALLLPAASAEHAIQMAQRLASILHDPVEVSGLMVDASVNIGIALFPGHATTPEALLRRANAAMHDARPARGGYAMYTGGQEEQHTRRLALMGDLRHAIEHNQLLLYCQPKVDIASRRVCGAEALVRWEHPVHGMILPSEFIPLAEQAGLITPLTDWVLESAFSQSYAWHEAGLDWPLAVNLSAHDLRDPDLVERIRGLFSTWGIRPELMQFELTESALMEDPASALETLTELKQLGTRLYIDDFGTGYSSLSYLQKLPVDYIKIDQAFVMPMTVSNDSAVIVHSTIELGHNLDMKIVAEGVESQAHWDGLAALGCDVAQGYHISKPMPAEQFRSWEASWA from the coding sequence ATGAATCACTTTGCCGATGAGTCAACATATGAACAGGTCGGCCCTCCGTTAGAGACCGATCAGGCTCGGAAATTGGCGCGCATTCATCGTGCCTTCAGAACTTTGAGTGCCGGCAATCATACTTTATTGCATGCTTCAGACGAGCAGGCATTGCTGCAGGACATGTGCAGGGTCATTGTGGAAAGTGGCGGATATCAACGCGCTGTCGTTGGTTATGCAGAATACGATCAAGAAAAGACGATCCGCTGGGTGGGCGCCGTCGGTACGGACATGACGTTTCTCGAGACCCTGCATTTTACCTGGTCGGAGACGGAATCTGGCCGCACCGTGACTGGTACGGCAATCCGCACTGGCGAACCCTGTGTGGGACAACATATCCTTACCGACCCAGCCTATGCCGGCCCAGCCTATGACCGTGTGCGCGAGGATGCAATCAAGACAGGCTTCGCTGCAGTCACCGCTTTCCCCCTGCGCATCGATGGCAAGGTGATTGGCGCCTTGGGTATGGCTGCGGCTGAGCCCGATGCCTTCGATGAGGAAGAAGTCCAGTTGCTCAGCGAGTTGGCCGATGATCTGGCTTACGGCATTGCCAACCTGCGGATCCGCGAAAAACATCGCGAGGCCGAAGCGACCATCGCGCGCCTTGCTTACTATGATGCGCTGACTGGGCTGCCGAATCGCACGTTCCTGCTGGAGCGCCTGGAAGAAGCAATGCAAGAGGCGAAACAGCATCACCGTGCGCTGGCATTGCTGCACTTCTACGTTGGGCGCTTTCATGAAATCAACAAAGTCCTGGGCTATCGCTCGGGGGATCAATTGCTGCAGGAGCTCGGCCGGCGCCTTGAGCTGGCTGTCAAGGAAAATGAAACGCTGGCGCACGTAGGGGAGGCAGAGTTCGCCTTGCTGTTGCCTGCGGCGAGTGCCGAGCATGCGATCCAGATGGCGCAACGGCTTGCCAGCATTCTGCATGACCCGGTGGAAGTGTCCGGTCTGATGGTGGATGCCAGCGTGAACATCGGTATCGCACTTTTTCCTGGCCATGCCACAACTCCGGAAGCATTATTGCGCAGGGCGAATGCCGCGATGCACGATGCCAGGCCGGCGCGCGGCGGCTATGCCATGTACACCGGCGGCCAGGAAGAACAACATACCAGGCGGCTTGCGCTCATGGGGGACTTGCGGCATGCCATCGAGCACAACCAATTGCTCCTGTATTGCCAGCCCAAGGTGGATATCGCTTCGCGGCGCGTGTGCGGCGCGGAAGCATTGGTGCGTTGGGAACATCCAGTGCATGGCATGATTTTGCCCAGTGAATTCATCCCGCTCGCGGAACAAGCCGGCTTGATCACGCCGCTCACCGACTGGGTGCTGGAATCCGCATTCAGTCAAAGCTACGCCTGGCATGAGGCCGGGCTGGACTGGCCGCTGGCGGTTAATCTTTCTGCGCACGATCTGCGCGATCCCGATCTGGTCGAGCGGATCCGGGGTTTGTTTTCTACCTGGGGCATCCGGCCGGAACTGATGCAGTTCGAGCTGACCGAAAGCGCTTTAATGGAGGACCCGGCCAGCGCCCTGGAGACGCTCACCGAGTTGAAGCAGCTGGGCACGCGGTTGTACATCGACGACTTTGGCACGGGCTACTCCAGCCTGAGCTATTTGCAGAAATTGCCGGTGGATTACATCAAGATTGACCAAGCATTCGTCATGCCAATGACAGTATCCAATGATTCGGCAGTGATCGTACATTCCACCATCGAACTGGGCCACAATCTGGACATGAAAATCGTGGCGGAAGGGGTGGAGAGCCAGGCGCACTGGGATGGTTTGGCGGCGCTTGGATGCGATGTGGCACAAGGCTATCATATCAGCAAGCCGATGCCGGCAGAGCAATTCAGGAGTTGGGAAGCCAGCTGGGCCTGA
- a CDS encoding helix-turn-helix domain-containing protein: protein MLGTSRQSINKVLRDWERNGLIERHYGSISLCNLDALKRLSMPG from the coding sequence ATGCTTGGCACAAGCCGGCAAAGCATCAACAAGGTGCTCAGGGATTGGGAACGGAATGGATTGATCGAGCGTCACTACGGCAGCATTTCGCTGTGCAACCTGGACGCCCTGAAGCGGCTGTCGATGCCTGGCTAG
- a CDS encoding cob(I)yrinic acid a,c-diamide adenosyltransferase, which translates to MPSIWLRFSCDTPSVWRDDGTTGLGDGSRTEKDSLRVAAMGEVDHLNAFVGSILCHAEVPAHIRPLLEDVQHELFDLGAELCIPGSTRISEEHVVRLENQLDAINEHLGRLQDFILPGGTVAAAQAHLARTACRNAERALLALSRQDATVNAPLRRYLNRLSDFLFVVARELNRSAGTSDVLWIQRKAQTSGNA; encoded by the coding sequence GTGCCAAGCATCTGGCTGAGGTTTTCCTGCGACACGCCGAGCGTGTGGCGCGATGACGGCACCACCGGACTGGGCGACGGTTCGCGTACCGAGAAGGATAGCCTGCGCGTCGCCGCCATGGGCGAGGTCGATCATTTGAATGCATTCGTCGGATCGATCCTTTGCCATGCGGAGGTGCCGGCGCACATTCGGCCCCTTCTTGAGGACGTTCAGCATGAACTGTTCGATCTTGGCGCCGAACTGTGCATTCCCGGCAGCACACGCATTTCGGAGGAGCATGTCGTGCGCCTGGAGAACCAGCTGGATGCCATCAACGAACATCTCGGCCGCCTCCAGGACTTTATCCTGCCCGGGGGCACTGTCGCTGCAGCGCAGGCACACCTTGCACGCACGGCATGCCGTAACGCCGAGCGCGCCTTGCTTGCACTTTCCCGGCAGGATGCGACGGTCAACGCGCCCCTGCGTCGTTATCTGAACCGGCTCTCCGACTTTCTGTTCGTCGTTGCGCGCGAACTCAATCGCAGCGCCGGCACCTCCGACGTGCTCTGGATTCAGCGGAAAGCCCAGACGTCCGGCAACGCGTAG
- a CDS encoding acetyl-CoA C-acyltransferase family protein codes for MNPREVLVVGAARTAIGSFGGAYKDVPLSTLATTAVKAALERSGVPADAVGHVVMGNVVPTEPRDAYLSRVAAMDAGIPQETPAFNVNRLCGSGLQAIVSAAQAIMLGDTDIAIGGGAESMSRGAFLLPAARWGARMGDTAVVDYMSGILHDPWQKIHMGVTAENVAERYNISRQMQDELALESQRRAAKAVAAGYFKEQIAAVAIETRKGTVLFDTDEHVRGDVTAEQLAKMKPVFKKDGTVTAGNASGLNDGGAAVVLAEAGRAAALGLRPLARLVGYAHAGVEPLYMGIGPIPATQLVLKKTGLRIQDLDVIEANEAFAAQACAVSQTLDFDPAKVNPNGSGISLGHPVGATGALIVTKAVYELHRTGGRYALVTMCIGGGQGIAAIFERI; via the coding sequence ATGAATCCACGTGAAGTCCTGGTCGTAGGTGCGGCAAGAACCGCTATCGGCTCCTTTGGCGGTGCGTATAAAGACGTACCGCTGTCGACGCTGGCGACAACAGCGGTGAAAGCGGCGCTGGAACGTTCGGGCGTGCCAGCGGATGCGGTGGGGCATGTGGTGATGGGTAACGTGGTTCCAACTGAACCGCGCGACGCGTACCTGAGCCGGGTGGCGGCGATGGATGCAGGCATTCCGCAGGAAACGCCGGCATTCAATGTCAACCGGCTGTGCGGCTCTGGCTTGCAGGCGATCGTCTCGGCGGCGCAAGCGATCATGCTGGGCGATACCGACATCGCCATCGGCGGTGGCGCCGAATCGATGAGCCGCGGCGCTTTCCTGCTGCCTGCCGCCCGCTGGGGCGCACGCATGGGCGACACGGCAGTGGTGGACTACATGTCCGGCATCCTGCACGACCCCTGGCAAAAAATCCACATGGGCGTGACTGCTGAAAATGTCGCGGAACGCTACAACATCAGCCGCCAGATGCAGGATGAGCTGGCACTGGAAAGCCAGCGCCGCGCCGCGAAAGCCGTCGCTGCCGGTTACTTCAAGGAACAGATCGCGGCAGTCGCCATCGAAACGCGCAAGGGTACCGTGCTGTTCGACACCGACGAGCACGTGCGCGGCGACGTCACGGCGGAACAGCTGGCGAAGATGAAGCCGGTATTCAAGAAAGACGGAACGGTTACCGCCGGCAATGCGTCCGGCCTCAATGACGGCGGCGCCGCCGTCGTGCTGGCCGAAGCCGGCCGCGCAGCGGCGCTGGGGCTCAGGCCGCTGGCGCGCCTGGTAGGCTACGCCCATGCTGGCGTGGAACCGCTCTACATGGGTATCGGACCAATCCCGGCAACGCAGCTGGTGTTGAAAAAGACCGGCCTGCGCATCCAGGACCTCGATGTCATCGAAGCGAATGAAGCGTTCGCCGCACAAGCCTGCGCAGTGTCACAGACTTTGGACTTCGATCCGGCCAAGGTCAATCCCAACGGCTCGGGCATTTCGCTGGGCCACCCGGTCGGCGCCACCGGCGCCCTGATCGTCACCAAGGCCGTGTATGAACTGCATCGCACCGGCGGACGCTATGCATTGGTCACGATGTGCATCGGCGGCGGCCAGGGCATTGCCGCCATCTTTGAACGCATTTGA
- a CDS encoding SDR family oxidoreductase: MTGRLQGKVAIVTGGASGIGAACCRRFSEEGAQVVLTEIQENLGQRVAAEVGGWFVRQDVTQEMTNCVVFLASDESRFVTGSELLADGGWLAEGGIRNLPKTGGGQAA; encoded by the coding sequence ATGACAGGACGTTTGCAAGGCAAGGTGGCGATCGTGACAGGTGGTGCTTCCGGTATCGGCGCAGCCTGCTGCCGGCGCTTTTCGGAGGAAGGTGCCCAGGTGGTGTTGACGGAAATCCAGGAGAATCTGGGGCAACGGGTCGCCGCCGAGGTCGGCGGCTGGTTTGTGCGTCAGGATGTGACCCAGGAGATGACCAATTGCGTCGTGTTCCTGGCCAGCGATGAGTCCAGATTTGTGACGGGCAGCGAACTGCTCGCCGATGGTGGTTGGCTGGCCGAGGGAGGCATCCGAAACCTGCCAAAGACCGGTGGCGGACAGGCTGCATAG
- a CDS encoding sugar phosphate isomerase/epimerase family protein produces MQCSPLELVAIAAEVRCDGVCVFVQVPAKPGAGRPAFPVVTQAMLPAMRARLRDTGIKVTNLEYFPLTPDVALQEYRAALELGAALGAQRAVTHLHDTDGRRGIDSLARFADLAAEYGLAVGLEFVGLSAGCPSLARALQLVRYVGRDNLAVGVDPLHLQRTGGAPVDLAGVDPRLLSYAQLCDGPVLADPGQALETARYVAEVFDRLSPGEGVFPLRELVQVLPPDLPFDVEVPALRLSESGISPVEHARRAVMGARQVLATAGLGI; encoded by the coding sequence ATGCAATGTTCTCCCCTGGAGTTGGTTGCGATTGCTGCGGAGGTCCGTTGCGACGGCGTCTGCGTGTTCGTTCAGGTGCCGGCTAAGCCTGGCGCTGGCCGTCCCGCCTTCCCCGTGGTGACGCAAGCCATGCTGCCCGCCATGCGGGCTCGCTTGCGCGACACGGGCATCAAGGTCACGAACCTGGAGTATTTCCCCTTGACGCCGGACGTTGCGCTGCAAGAGTACAGGGCGGCGCTGGAACTGGGTGCCGCACTGGGTGCGCAACGCGCCGTCACGCATCTGCACGATACCGACGGACGGCGTGGCATCGACAGCCTGGCGCGTTTTGCTGATCTGGCGGCAGAATATGGGCTGGCGGTGGGGCTGGAATTCGTCGGTCTTTCAGCCGGCTGCCCCAGCCTCGCCAGAGCCCTGCAACTGGTTAGATACGTGGGGCGCGACAACCTGGCTGTGGGCGTCGACCCGCTGCACCTGCAGCGCACCGGCGGTGCGCCAGTCGACCTGGCCGGCGTGGATCCGCGACTGTTAAGCTATGCACAATTGTGCGATGGCCCGGTCTTGGCCGATCCCGGCCAGGCCCTGGAGACGGCGCGCTATGTGGCCGAGGTCTTCGATCGGCTGTCGCCGGGCGAGGGTGTGTTTCCGTTGCGGGAGCTGGTGCAAGTCTTGCCGCCAGACTTGCCATTCGATGTTGAAGTGCCTGCCCTGCGTTTGAGCGAGTCGGGTATCTCGCCCGTCGAACATGCGCGACGCGCTGTCATGGGCGCGCGACAGGTGCTGGCAACTGCAGGATTGGGAATCTGA
- a CDS encoding universal stress protein: MQKVLLPFDGSESARRALQYLVTAARSYPGLEVHVLNVQPTIILHVDYLSMDMLKKLDDGALRHGAEINAEAIKTLTAANVRCFAHETIGEVIGEVGKAVKDLECDTVVMGTRGMSNLSNLMLGSVASRVVHEVLVPVLLVK; encoded by the coding sequence ATGCAAAAAGTACTGCTTCCATTCGATGGCTCGGAGTCCGCCAGGCGGGCGCTTCAATACCTGGTGACGGCCGCACGGTCCTACCCTGGACTTGAAGTGCATGTGCTGAACGTACAACCCACCATCATTTTGCACGTTGACTATTTGTCCATGGACATGCTTAAAAAACTCGATGATGGCGCCCTGCGGCATGGCGCTGAAATCAACGCGGAGGCAATCAAGACATTGACCGCAGCCAACGTCCGCTGCTTCGCGCATGAGACCATCGGCGAGGTAATCGGCGAGGTGGGCAAGGCCGTGAAAGACTTGGAGTGCGATACTGTGGTCATGGGCACGCGGGGAATGAGCAATCTCTCCAACCTCATGCTTGGCTCGGTCGCGTCCCGCGTCGTGCATGAGGTCCTGGTTCCGGTTCTGCTCGTTAAGTAA
- a CDS encoding aldo/keto reductase encodes MNIAERPLGRTGLSTTPLMLGGNVFGWTADRDSSFAVLDAFVAGGGKLIDTADMYSNWIPGLVGGESENMIGEWQASRGCRDKILIATKVGRGTGDVAGLSRRSIFKAIDASLQRLRTDYVDLYFAHLDDVEVALDETLQAFDDLVRAGKVRAVGASHYSAERLLEARSISRAMGLAHYEVLQPRYNLLSRDTFEGPLQQVCIENNIGVVPFYALASGFLTGKHRSEKDLSERQRGAEVAKYINPFGLGVLAALDTVTTQTGASQAQVALAWLMAQPGITAPIASATTPAQIDELMRAMRLQLSAEQLVLLDTASAPARR; translated from the coding sequence ATGAACATCGCAGAACGCCCGCTTGGGCGCACCGGGCTTTCGACTACACCGCTTATGCTTGGTGGTAACGTGTTCGGCTGGACCGCCGACCGCGACAGCAGCTTCGCCGTCCTCGACGCCTTCGTGGCAGGCGGCGGAAAGCTGATCGACACCGCCGACATGTACAGCAACTGGATACCCGGGCTGGTCGGTGGCGAGTCCGAAAACATGATCGGCGAATGGCAGGCGAGCCGTGGCTGCCGCGACAAAATCCTGATCGCCACCAAGGTCGGACGCGGCACAGGCGATGTGGCCGGCTTGTCGCGTCGTAGCATATTCAAGGCGATCGATGCTTCGCTGCAGCGATTGCGTACCGACTACGTCGATCTCTATTTCGCCCACCTGGACGATGTGGAGGTAGCGCTCGATGAAACGCTGCAAGCGTTCGATGATCTGGTCCGGGCCGGCAAGGTACGCGCTGTGGGCGCCTCGCATTACAGTGCCGAGCGGCTGCTCGAGGCGCGCAGCATCAGCCGTGCCATGGGCCTGGCCCATTACGAAGTGCTGCAGCCGCGCTACAACCTGTTGTCGCGCGATACGTTCGAAGGTCCGCTGCAACAGGTTTGCATCGAAAACAACATCGGCGTTGTGCCGTTTTATGCGCTGGCAAGCGGCTTCCTGACTGGCAAGCACCGCAGCGAGAAAGACCTGTCCGAGCGACAGCGTGGTGCAGAGGTCGCAAAATACATCAATCCCTTCGGGCTCGGTGTGCTGGCAGCACTCGATACCGTGACTACGCAGACAGGCGCGAGTCAGGCACAGGTCGCGCTGGCCTGGTTGATGGCGCAGCCCGGAATCACCGCGCCGATCGCCAGCGCCACCACGCCAGCCCAGATCGACGAACTGATGCGCGCGATGCGATTGCAGTTGAGCGCAGAGCAGCTCGTGCTGCTGGACACGGCCAGCGCGCCGGCGCGGCGCTAG